A genomic region of Streptomyces sp. NBC_00247 contains the following coding sequences:
- a CDS encoding SDR family NAD(P)-dependent oxidoreductase has product MTKTTRTLITGANKGLGFETARRLVAAGHTVYLGSRDAERGRRAAERIGARPVLIDVTDDASVEAAAKTIEAGGGLDVLINNAGIEGRTPDGGVLGAGGETAGSTRTILETNVLGTVRVTHAFLPLLERSAAPVVVNLSSGLASLERMATPGNPASAYPGVAYPASKAAVNMITVQYAKAFPGMRINAVEPGFTATDLNGRTGTQTVEEGAEIIVRMALVGPDGPTGGYFDAEGPLPW; this is encoded by the coding sequence ATGACGAAGACGACGAGGACTCTGATCACCGGAGCGAACAAGGGTCTCGGCTTCGAGACCGCCCGCCGGCTGGTAGCCGCCGGGCACACCGTGTACCTGGGAAGCCGCGACGCCGAACGCGGGAGGCGGGCGGCCGAGCGGATCGGCGCCAGGCCGGTCCTGATCGACGTGACCGACGACGCCTCGGTGGAGGCCGCGGCGAAGACGATCGAGGCCGGGGGCGGCCTCGACGTACTGATCAACAACGCCGGGATCGAGGGACGCACTCCGGACGGAGGCGTCCTCGGCGCGGGCGGTGAGACGGCCGGGTCCACGCGGACGATCCTGGAGACGAACGTCCTCGGCACCGTGCGGGTCACGCACGCCTTCCTGCCGCTGCTGGAACGCTCCGCGGCCCCGGTCGTGGTCAACCTCAGCAGCGGCCTCGCCTCGCTGGAGCGGATGGCCACCCCGGGCAACCCGGCCTCCGCCTACCCGGGCGTCGCCTATCCGGCGTCCAAGGCCGCGGTCAACATGATCACCGTGCAGTACGCCAAGGCGTTTCCCGGGATGCGGATCAACGCGGTGGAGCCCGGCTTCACCGCGACCGACCTCAACGGACGCACCGGCACCCAGACCGTGGAGGAGGGGGCGGAGATCATCGTGCGGATGGCGCTGGTGGGCCCGGACGGCCCGACCGGCGGCTACTTCGACGCCGAGGGCCCGCTGCCCTGGTGA
- a CDS encoding acyl-CoA dehydrogenase family protein, producing the protein MNLELSEEQEAVRRLARDFVTREVTPHVAAWDRAENVDKSIVKRLGALGFLGLTVPEEYGGSGGDHLAYCLVTEELGRGDSSVRGIVSVSLGLVAKTVAAWGDEEQKRRWLPGLTAGDLIGCFGLTEPGTGSDAGNLATKAVRDGDDYVIDGTKMFITNGTWADVVLLFARTNDAPGHKGVSAFLVPTDTPGLTRNTVHGKLGLRGQATAELVLQGVRVPASALMGPEGKGFSIAMSALAKGRMSVAAGCVGIAQAALDAAVGYASERQQFGKPIASYQLVQELISDIAVDVDAARLLTWRVADLVDRGEPFATAASQAKLFASEAAVRSANNALQVFGGYGYIDEYPVGKLVRDARVMTLYEGTSQIQKLIIGRALTGVSAF; encoded by the coding sequence ATGAACCTGGAGCTCAGCGAGGAACAGGAAGCGGTCCGCCGACTGGCAAGGGACTTCGTGACCCGGGAGGTCACCCCGCACGTCGCCGCCTGGGACCGTGCCGAGAATGTCGACAAGTCGATTGTGAAGAGGCTGGGCGCTCTGGGATTCCTCGGGCTCACCGTGCCGGAGGAGTACGGCGGCTCCGGCGGTGACCACCTCGCGTACTGCCTGGTCACCGAGGAACTGGGGCGCGGCGACTCCTCGGTGCGCGGCATCGTCTCCGTCTCCCTCGGCCTGGTCGCCAAGACCGTCGCCGCCTGGGGCGACGAGGAGCAGAAGCGCCGCTGGCTGCCCGGCCTCACCGCCGGGGACCTGATCGGCTGCTTCGGGCTCACCGAACCCGGCACCGGTTCGGACGCGGGGAACCTCGCGACCAAGGCCGTACGCGACGGCGACGACTACGTCATCGACGGAACCAAGATGTTCATCACCAACGGCACCTGGGCCGATGTGGTGCTGCTCTTCGCCCGTACCAACGACGCCCCGGGCCACAAGGGCGTCTCCGCTTTCCTGGTGCCCACCGACACCCCGGGCCTCACCCGCAACACCGTCCACGGCAAGCTCGGTCTGCGGGGCCAGGCCACCGCCGAACTGGTCCTGCAGGGGGTCAGGGTCCCCGCGTCCGCGCTGATGGGCCCCGAGGGCAAGGGGTTCTCGATCGCGATGTCCGCGCTGGCCAAGGGGCGCATGTCGGTGGCCGCCGGGTGCGTGGGGATCGCGCAGGCGGCCCTGGACGCGGCGGTCGGTTACGCGTCCGAGCGGCAGCAGTTCGGCAAGCCCATCGCGAGCTACCAGCTGGTCCAGGAACTCATCAGCGACATCGCCGTGGACGTGGACGCCGCCCGCCTCCTCACCTGGCGGGTCGCCGATCTGGTCGACCGGGGCGAGCCTTTCGCCACCGCCGCCTCCCAGGCCAAGCTCTTCGCCTCGGAAGCCGCGGTCCGCTCCGCCAACAACGCCCTCCAGGTGTTCGGCGGGTACGGCTACATCGACGAGTACCCGGTGGGCAAGCTGGTCCGCGATGCCCGGGTGATGACCCTCTACGAGGGCACCAGTCAGATCCAGAAGCTGATCATCGGCCGCGCGCTGACCGGGGTCTCCGCCTTCTGA
- the soxR gene encoding redox-sensitive transcriptional activator SoxR, which translates to MPQIPRSLHELTVGQLAARSGAAVSALHFYESKGLITSRRTSGNQRRYDRDALRRVAFVRAAQRVGIPLATIREALAELPEERTPTREDWARLSGAWRTELDERIEQLGRLRDHLTDCIGCGCLSLENCVLSNPDDISGERMAGSRLMPERRTDPEPRD; encoded by the coding sequence GTGCCCCAGATTCCCCGGTCGCTCCACGAACTCACCGTCGGCCAACTCGCCGCGCGCAGCGGCGCCGCCGTCTCCGCCCTGCACTTCTACGAGTCCAAGGGGTTGATCACCAGCCGACGCACCAGCGGCAATCAGCGCCGCTACGACAGGGACGCGCTCCGGCGGGTCGCGTTCGTGCGCGCGGCCCAGCGGGTCGGCATCCCGCTGGCCACCATCCGCGAGGCGCTCGCCGAACTCCCGGAGGAGCGCACGCCCACCCGGGAGGACTGGGCGCGGCTCTCCGGGGCGTGGCGTACCGAGCTGGACGAACGCATCGAGCAGCTCGGCCGGCTGCGCGACCATCTGACCGACTGCATCGGCTGCGGCTGTCTCTCGCTGGAGAACTGCGTGCTCTCCAACCCGGACGACATCTCCGGCGAGCGAATGGCCGGTTCCCGGCTGATGCCGGAGCGCCGGACCGACCCGGAGCCGCGCGACTGA
- a CDS encoding YiaA/YiaB family inner membrane protein — translation MSDTTSVKQQNTGAYYGQAVASFGVAMGAVALGIFFLDADAWVRAFLAIGVLYLVTSCFTLAKVIRDRQEEGRIVSRVDQARLEKILAEHDPFQKL, via the coding sequence ATGAGCGACACGACATCCGTCAAGCAGCAGAACACCGGCGCCTACTACGGCCAGGCCGTCGCCTCCTTCGGGGTGGCGATGGGCGCGGTGGCCCTCGGGATCTTCTTCCTCGACGCGGACGCCTGGGTGCGGGCCTTCCTCGCCATCGGCGTCCTCTACCTCGTCACCTCGTGCTTCACCCTCGCCAAGGTCATCCGCGACCGCCAGGAGGAGGGCAGGATCGTCAGCCGCGTCGACCAGGCGCGACTGGAGAAGATCCTCGCCGAGCACGACCCCTTCCAGAAGCTCTGA
- a CDS encoding TetR/AcrR family transcriptional regulator, with translation MGTAQETDGQETPWGEVTPEAARRLLVAAVEAFAERGYHATTTRDIAGRAGMSPAALYIHYKTKEELLHRISRIGHDRALSLLDAAVDAEGTASDRLATAVRAFVHWHAERFATARVVQYELDALSDEHRAEIIELRRRTDAVMRRIIKDGVETGEFDVPDVPGTALAVLSLCIDVSRWFNAQGSRTPEEVGALYVDLVLRMVGAPK, from the coding sequence ATGGGTACGGCGCAGGAGACCGACGGCCAGGAGACGCCGTGGGGCGAAGTGACCCCCGAAGCCGCCCGGCGGCTTCTCGTGGCGGCGGTCGAGGCCTTCGCCGAGCGCGGCTACCACGCGACGACCACCCGTGACATCGCCGGCCGGGCCGGCATGAGCCCGGCGGCCCTCTACATCCACTACAAGACGAAGGAAGAGCTGCTCCACCGGATCAGCCGCATCGGCCACGACCGCGCGCTCTCCCTGCTGGACGCGGCGGTGGACGCCGAAGGCACTGCCTCGGACCGGCTCGCCACGGCCGTACGGGCCTTCGTCCACTGGCACGCCGAGCGCTTCGCCACCGCGCGGGTGGTGCAGTACGAACTCGACGCGCTGAGCGACGAACACCGCGCCGAGATCATCGAACTGCGGCGGCGCACCGACGCGGTGATGCGGCGGATCATCAAGGACGGTGTGGAGACGGGGGAGTTCGACGTCCCCGACGTGCCCGGTACCGCGCTCGCCGTGCTCTCCCTCTGCATCGACGTCTCGCGCTGGTTCAACGCGCAGGGCAGCCGGACGCCGGAGGAGGTCGGCGCGCTCTACGTGGACCTGGTGCTGCGCATGGTCGGTGCTCCGAAGTAG
- a CDS encoding MaoC family dehydratase, which translates to MAEPKIFTSAQELRDGVGEQLGHSDWLEIDQKRIDQFAEATGDHQWIHVDPERAATGPFGTTIAHGYLTLSLLPALVPQVMSVEGAKMGINYGTNKVRFPSTVPVGSRLRATAVLKSVEEAGGGVQITAVVTVEREGGEKPACVAESVSRYYF; encoded by the coding sequence ATGGCAGAGCCGAAGATCTTCACCTCCGCACAGGAGCTCCGCGACGGTGTGGGCGAGCAGCTGGGGCACAGCGACTGGCTGGAGATCGACCAGAAGCGGATCGACCAGTTCGCCGAGGCGACCGGCGACCACCAGTGGATCCATGTCGATCCCGAGCGCGCGGCGACCGGCCCGTTCGGCACCACGATCGCCCACGGATACCTGACGCTCTCCCTGCTCCCGGCACTCGTCCCGCAGGTCATGTCGGTCGAGGGCGCGAAGATGGGCATCAACTACGGCACCAACAAGGTGCGCTTCCCCTCCACCGTCCCGGTCGGATCGCGGCTGCGCGCCACCGCCGTACTGAAGTCCGTCGAGGAAGCGGGCGGCGGGGTGCAGATCACGGCGGTCGTCACCGTGGAGCGTGAGGGCGGCGAGAAGCCGGCCTGCGTCGCCGAGTCGGTGTCCCGCTACTACTTCTGA
- a CDS encoding helix-turn-helix transcriptional regulator: MAKAEFGQAVRRWRDRVPPEAAGLVPGGHRRAAGLRREELAMLAGISADYVTRLEQGRATHPSGQIVEALAGALRLSGAEREHLFRLAGLAPPGPGTVPTRISPSVHRLLDRLTGTAVAVYDATWTLLLANPRYAALMGDPARLPGHERNGVRRNLLGQGDSRVRQTPEDRRRLEAALVADLRTAAARYPDDPRLGSLLAELRSGSARFAELWDSGAVGTHESARKTIDHPAVGTLTLDCDVLTVAGDDLRVMVYTAEPHTEDAERLALLGTPARE; this comes from the coding sequence ATGGCGAAGGCGGAGTTCGGGCAGGCGGTGCGCCGCTGGCGCGACCGGGTGCCGCCCGAGGCCGCGGGGCTCGTACCCGGTGGTCACCGGCGTGCGGCGGGGCTGCGGCGCGAGGAGCTGGCGATGCTCGCCGGGATCTCCGCCGACTACGTGACCCGCCTCGAACAGGGCCGGGCCACCCATCCCTCCGGGCAGATCGTGGAGGCCCTCGCCGGGGCCCTGCGGCTGTCGGGGGCGGAGCGCGAGCACCTCTTCCGGCTGGCCGGTCTCGCGCCTCCCGGCCCCGGCACCGTACCCACCCGCATCTCTCCCAGCGTCCACCGGCTGCTCGACCGGCTCACCGGCACGGCGGTCGCGGTGTACGACGCCACCTGGACGCTGCTCCTGGCGAACCCGCGGTACGCGGCGCTGATGGGCGACCCGGCCCGCCTGCCCGGCCACGAGCGCAACGGGGTCCGGCGCAATCTGCTGGGCCAGGGCGACAGCCGGGTCCGCCAGACCCCGGAGGATCGCCGGCGGCTCGAAGCGGCGCTGGTCGCGGATCTGCGCACGGCCGCCGCCCGGTACCCGGACGATCCCCGGCTGGGGAGCCTCCTCGCGGAACTGCGGTCGGGCAGCGCCCGGTTCGCCGAGCTCTGGGACTCGGGGGCGGTCGGTACCCACGAGTCGGCCCGCAAGACGATCGACCATCCGGCCGTGGGGACCCTCACACTCGACTGCGACGTGCTCACCGTCGCCGGGGACGATCTGCGCGTGATGGTCTACACGGCCGAGCCGCACACCGAGGACGCCGAACGCCTGGCGCTCCTCGGTACCCCGGCCCGGGAGTGA
- a CDS encoding penicillin acylase family protein produces MPPRTRTGKLAATFAAVLALGTSMLAGSLPAGAAPVAATAAAVTDHCAGQCADILPPGANGNATLADILGNKLFGTHPSHSDDQLDRYTSLISGQSTLTDAKLTDFFNDASFGVPSGQVESTVSPRSDVTITRDKKTGVPHIVGTTRYGTEFGAGYAAGQDRLWLMDLFRHIGRGELTSFAGGALANQGLEQQFWPQAPYTEADLQAQVERIRTTEGARGELAMSDAQAYIDGINAYKDKAKSSRNFPGEYVLTGKIDSITNVGEIVPFKLTDLIAIATVVGGQFGGGGGGEVQAAISLLAAQEKYGVSEGTQVWESFRQREDPEAVLTVHDGTSFPYAQKPATARGTALPDKGSVTAEPLIYDRTGSAGTNLKAQVAAPAALKPLQGVFDDGVIPEGTLPGSGTDAQKRGMSNALVVSGSRTASGNPVAVFGPQTGYFAPQLMMLQEIQGPGISARGVSFAGVGMYIQMGRGEDYAWSATSAAQDITDTYAVPLCEASGATPSKNSASYLYRGTCTPMEKMERTNSWKPTTADSTAAGSYRMQVWRTNYGIVTHRATVAGKPVAYTSLRTTYRHEADSIIGFQMLNDPAYVTDAASFQQAASNIDYAFNWFYADSRTAAYYNSGMNPERAAGVDPALPVAADRAYEWQGFDPAANTATYTSFAAHPHSSGQDYYISWNNRQAKGYASAGFGFGAVHRADLLDDRVSALVAQGGVTRASLTKAMESAAVTDLRGEQLLPELLKVIRSQPVTDTALDAVVKQLEAWRAGGSQRKETAAGSGTYANADAVRVMDAWWPALMDAEFRPGLGGALYDALAVNLAVDESPAASHGPSGAHSGSAFQYGWWAFADKDLRQVLGENVQGPLARTYCGGGVLATCRDALLTTLKQAAAKPATTVYPGDDNCAAGNQWCSDAIIHRALGGIAQKSIPWQNRPTYQQVVEFPTHR; encoded by the coding sequence ATGCCCCCACGTACACGTACCGGCAAGCTCGCCGCGACCTTCGCGGCCGTCCTCGCACTCGGAACCTCCATGCTGGCGGGATCACTCCCGGCAGGCGCCGCCCCGGTGGCGGCCACCGCCGCCGCGGTCACCGACCACTGCGCCGGCCAGTGCGCGGACATCCTGCCGCCCGGCGCGAACGGCAATGCCACACTCGCCGACATCCTCGGCAACAAGCTCTTCGGCACCCATCCCTCCCACAGCGACGACCAGCTCGACCGCTACACCTCGCTGATCTCCGGCCAGAGCACCCTCACCGACGCCAAGCTGACCGACTTCTTCAACGACGCCTCCTTCGGCGTCCCGTCCGGTCAGGTCGAGTCCACCGTCTCGCCCCGCAGCGACGTCACCATCACCCGGGACAAGAAGACCGGCGTCCCGCACATCGTCGGCACCACCCGCTACGGCACCGAGTTCGGCGCCGGTTACGCGGCAGGCCAGGACCGGCTCTGGCTGATGGACCTCTTCCGCCACATCGGACGCGGCGAACTCACCTCCTTCGCCGGCGGGGCGCTCGCCAACCAGGGCCTGGAGCAGCAGTTCTGGCCGCAGGCCCCGTACACCGAGGCCGATCTCCAGGCCCAGGTCGAGCGGATCAGGACCACCGAGGGCGCGCGCGGCGAGCTGGCCATGTCGGACGCGCAGGCCTACATCGACGGCATCAACGCCTACAAGGACAAGGCGAAGTCGAGTCGCAACTTCCCCGGCGAGTACGTCCTCACCGGCAAGATCGACTCGATCACCAACGTCGGCGAGATCGTGCCCTTCAAGCTCACCGACCTGATCGCCATCGCGACCGTCGTCGGCGGCCAGTTCGGGGGCGGAGGCGGCGGCGAGGTGCAGGCCGCGATCTCGCTGCTCGCCGCCCAGGAGAAGTACGGCGTCAGCGAGGGCACCCAGGTCTGGGAGTCGTTCCGGCAGCGCGAGGACCCGGAAGCCGTCCTCACCGTGCACGACGGCACCTCTTTCCCGTACGCCCAGAAGCCCGCCACCGCGCGAGGCACCGCACTCCCCGACAAGGGCTCCGTCACCGCCGAGCCCCTGATCTACGACCGCACCGGCTCCGCGGGCACCAACCTCAAGGCCCAGGTCGCCGCGCCCGCCGCCCTCAAGCCGCTCCAGGGCGTCTTCGACGACGGCGTCATCCCCGAGGGCACCCTCCCCGGCTCCGGCACCGACGCGCAGAAGCGCGGCATGTCCAACGCCCTGGTGGTCTCGGGCTCCCGCACCGCGAGCGGCAACCCGGTCGCCGTCTTCGGCCCGCAGACCGGCTACTTCGCTCCACAGCTGATGATGCTCCAGGAGATCCAGGGACCCGGCATCAGCGCCCGCGGCGTCTCGTTCGCGGGCGTCGGCATGTACATCCAGATGGGACGCGGCGAGGACTACGCCTGGAGCGCCACCTCCGCAGCCCAGGACATCACCGACACCTACGCCGTCCCGCTCTGCGAGGCGAGCGGCGCCACCCCGTCGAAGAACTCCGCCTCCTACCTCTACCGGGGCACCTGCACGCCCATGGAGAAGATGGAGCGGACCAACTCCTGGAAGCCCACGACCGCCGACTCCACCGCCGCCGGTTCCTACCGGATGCAGGTCTGGCGCACCAACTACGGCATCGTCACCCACCGGGCGACCGTGGCCGGCAAGCCGGTCGCGTACACCTCGCTGCGCACCACCTACCGCCACGAGGCCGACTCCATCATCGGCTTCCAGATGCTCAACGACCCCGCCTACGTGACCGACGCCGCCTCCTTCCAGCAGGCGGCGAGCAACATCGACTACGCCTTCAACTGGTTCTACGCCGACTCCCGCACCGCCGCCTACTACAACAGCGGCATGAACCCGGAGCGCGCCGCCGGCGTGGACCCGGCGCTGCCGGTCGCGGCGGACCGGGCGTACGAGTGGCAGGGCTTCGACCCGGCCGCCAACACCGCCACGTACACGTCCTTCGCCGCGCACCCGCACTCCAGCGGCCAGGACTACTACATCTCCTGGAACAACCGGCAGGCCAAGGGATACGCCTCCGCCGGCTTCGGGTTCGGCGCCGTGCACCGGGCCGACCTGCTGGACGACCGGGTCTCCGCGCTGGTCGCCCAGGGCGGCGTCACCCGCGCCTCGCTCACCAAGGCCATGGAGTCGGCCGCCGTCACCGACCTGCGGGGCGAGCAGCTGCTGCCCGAACTGCTGAAGGTCATCCGCTCCCAGCCCGTCACCGACACCGCCCTCGACGCCGTCGTCAAGCAGCTGGAGGCGTGGCGGGCGGGCGGCTCGCAGCGCAAGGAGACGGCCGCGGGCTCGGGAACGTACGCCAACGCCGACGCCGTACGTGTCATGGACGCCTGGTGGCCCGCGCTGATGGACGCGGAGTTCCGGCCCGGCCTCGGGGGCGCGCTCTACGACGCCCTGGCGGTGAACCTCGCCGTGGACGAGTCCCCGGCCGCCAGCCACGGACCCAGCGGCGCGCACAGCGGCTCCGCCTTCCAGTACGGCTGGTGGGCCTTCGCCGACAAGGACCTGCGCCAGGTCCTCGGTGAGAACGTCCAGGGGCCGCTGGCCCGCACCTACTGCGGGGGCGGCGTACTCGCCACCTGCCGCGACGCCCTGCTCACCACCCTGAAGCAGGCCGCCGCCAAGCCCGCCACCACGGTCTACCCGGGTGACGACAACTGCGCGGCCGGCAACCAGTGGTGCAGCGACGCCATCATCCACCGCGCGCTGGGCGGGATCGCCCAGAAGTCGATCCCGTGGCAGAACCGGCCGACCTACCAGCAGGTCGTGGAGTTCCCCACGCACCGGTAG